A genomic stretch from Achromobacter spanius includes:
- a CDS encoding HIT family protein, whose protein sequence is MPDQCLFCRIARHEIPAHIIHEDERLLAFLDIQPVRPGHTLIIPKQHYPYFEDMPADLAGHIVNLGQKLGRHMKRLYGVERVGFAFTGIHVAHSHAHVIPMHHTQDVTSTAYIEQQDLTFKMPPQPPQEALAATAAQLRGELHAS, encoded by the coding sequence ATGCCAGACCAATGCCTGTTCTGCCGGATCGCCCGGCACGAGATTCCCGCCCACATCATTCATGAAGACGAGCGTTTGCTGGCCTTCCTGGACATCCAACCCGTGCGGCCAGGGCACACGCTGATCATTCCGAAGCAGCATTACCCGTACTTCGAGGACATGCCGGCCGACCTGGCGGGGCACATTGTGAACCTGGGGCAGAAGCTGGGCCGCCACATGAAGCGCCTGTACGGCGTGGAGCGGGTGGGGTTCGCCTTCACCGGCATACACGTGGCGCACTCGCACGCACACGTCATCCCCATGCATCACACGCAGGACGTCACGTCCACGGCGTATATCGAACAGCAGGACCTGACGTTCAAGATGCCGCCACAACCGCCTCAAGAGGCCCTGGCGGCTACCGCCGCGCAATTGCGGGGGGAACTGCACGCGTCCTGA
- the rpsD gene encoding 30S ribosomal protein S4, with protein MARYIGPKCKLSRREGTDLFLKSARRSLDSKCKLDSKPGQHGRTSGARTSDYGLQLREKQKLKRMYGVLEKQFRKYFAEAERRRGNTGETLIQLLESRLDNVVYRMGFGSTRAEARQLVSHRAIELNGHTADIASMLVKAGDVISIREKAKKQGRIKESLDLATSIGIPQWVEVDTTKLTGTFKSAPDRADVARDINESMVVELYSR; from the coding sequence ATGGCACGTTATATTGGACCCAAATGCAAGCTCTCGCGCCGCGAGGGTACTGACCTGTTCCTGAAGAGCGCCCGTCGCTCGCTGGATTCCAAGTGCAAGCTGGATTCCAAGCCTGGCCAACACGGCCGCACTTCGGGTGCCCGCACTTCCGACTACGGCCTGCAGCTGCGCGAAAAGCAAAAGCTGAAGCGCATGTACGGCGTGCTGGAAAAGCAATTCCGCAAGTACTTCGCTGAAGCAGAGCGTCGCCGTGGCAACACCGGCGAAACCCTGATCCAGCTGCTGGAATCGCGCCTGGACAACGTCGTCTACCGCATGGGCTTCGGCTCGACGCGCGCCGAAGCTCGCCAGCTGGTGAGCCACCGCGCCATCGAACTGAACGGCCACACGGCTGACATCGCTTCGATGCTGGTCAAGGCTGGTGACGTCATCTCGATCCGCGAAAAGGCCAAGAAGCAAGGCCGCATCAAGGAATCGCTCGACCTGGCCACCAGCATCGGCATCCCCCAATGGGTGGAAGTCGACACGACCAAGCTGACCGGTACGTTCAAGTCGGCTCCCGATCGCGCTGACGTCGCTCGCGACATCAACGAATCGATGGTCGTCGAACTGTACTCGCGTTAA
- the dsbD gene encoding protein-disulfide reductase DsbD, translating to MLQLAGIVGAPGRPIHAIRAVRALIWRSLVLLATALLLLTWQAAAQAEAEFLEPEKAFVFSARMAAPDTLELHYKVAPGYYMYRERFGITISPIGATTLGEAVYPKGEVKYDPTFEKDMEVFHQDVMIRVPVGAGGQPFTLTLTGQGCADAGLCYPPMDSSVKLTPVAGGYALADGAGAQAAPAASSGGLSALVNAGDTGLADALGGLGWAKTAGVFLILGLLLAFTPCVLPMIPILSSIVLGGATQTRPSRGRGLALAATYVLGMSVVYTALGVAAGLSGAGLAAWLQTPWILTLFAILLTVLALAMFDVFTFQMPSGVQAKLSERSSRVPGGRYTGALVMGALSALIVGPCVAAPLAGALLYISQTGDVVLGGSALFAMAWGMGVPLLIVGASSGALLPKAGPWMDGVKRLFGMLLLATAWWMLIPVVPTWVQMTGWAFLAVVSAVMLRAFDALPAGAGAARMFGKGLGLLLALAAAAWLVGAASGGRDVLQPLSHLAARADASVGTAVTKGELQFTRVRTNAELDALLAQSTQPVMLDFYADWCVSCREMERFTFTDPGVAQRMSGMLLVQADVTANNADDRALLKRFRLFGPPGIMFFEPGGKELPDARVVGFQDAKRFTASLDKVLVR from the coding sequence ATGTTGCAACTTGCCGGTATCGTCGGTGCGCCGGGGCGCCCGATTCATGCCATCCGCGCGGTGCGCGCCTTGATCTGGCGCAGCCTGGTGCTGCTGGCCACGGCGCTGTTGCTGCTGACCTGGCAGGCGGCCGCGCAGGCCGAAGCCGAATTCCTGGAACCCGAAAAGGCGTTCGTGTTCAGCGCGCGGATGGCCGCGCCCGACACCTTGGAACTGCATTACAAGGTCGCGCCCGGCTACTACATGTACCGCGAGCGCTTCGGCATCACGATCAGCCCGATCGGCGCCACCACATTGGGCGAGGCGGTCTACCCCAAAGGCGAGGTCAAGTACGACCCGACCTTTGAGAAGGACATGGAGGTCTTTCACCAGGATGTGATGATCCGCGTGCCGGTCGGCGCGGGCGGGCAGCCCTTTACCCTTACCTTGACCGGGCAGGGCTGCGCGGACGCAGGCCTGTGCTATCCGCCCATGGACAGCAGCGTCAAACTCACGCCGGTTGCTGGCGGCTACGCGCTGGCGGATGGGGCAGGCGCGCAAGCCGCGCCCGCCGCGTCATCCGGCGGCTTGAGCGCACTGGTCAATGCCGGCGACACCGGCCTGGCCGATGCGTTGGGCGGCCTGGGCTGGGCCAAGACGGCTGGCGTGTTCCTGATTCTGGGCTTGTTGCTGGCATTCACACCCTGCGTGCTGCCGATGATTCCCATCCTGTCTTCGATCGTGTTGGGCGGCGCAACACAGACCCGGCCTTCGCGTGGGCGCGGTCTGGCCTTGGCCGCGACGTATGTGCTGGGCATGTCGGTGGTGTACACCGCGCTGGGCGTCGCGGCCGGACTGAGCGGCGCGGGCCTGGCTGCCTGGTTGCAGACCCCGTGGATCCTGACGCTGTTCGCCATCCTGCTGACCGTGTTGGCGCTGGCGATGTTTGACGTCTTCACGTTCCAGATGCCGTCAGGCGTGCAGGCCAAACTGTCCGAGCGTTCGTCGCGCGTACCGGGCGGACGCTACACGGGCGCGCTCGTGATGGGCGCTCTGTCGGCGCTGATCGTCGGACCTTGCGTTGCCGCGCCGCTGGCGGGTGCGCTGTTGTATATCTCGCAGACGGGCGACGTGGTGCTGGGCGGTTCGGCCTTGTTCGCCATGGCCTGGGGCATGGGCGTGCCGCTATTGATCGTGGGCGCATCGTCGGGCGCTTTGCTGCCCAAGGCCGGCCCCTGGATGGACGGCGTCAAGCGTCTGTTCGGGATGCTGCTGCTGGCGACGGCGTGGTGGATGCTGATACCGGTGGTGCCGACCTGGGTGCAGATGACGGGCTGGGCCTTCCTGGCAGTTGTTTCGGCGGTGATGCTGCGTGCCTTTGATGCCTTGCCCGCGGGCGCGGGTGCCGCGCGCATGTTTGGCAAGGGGCTGGGGCTGCTGTTGGCGCTGGCCGCTGCCGCATGGCTGGTGGGCGCGGCCAGCGGCGGGCGCGATGTGCTGCAACCGTTGTCGCACCTGGCCGCGCGTGCCGACGCATCCGTGGGCACGGCCGTCACCAAGGGCGAGCTTCAGTTCACTCGCGTGCGCACCAACGCGGAATTGGATGCGCTGCTGGCGCAGAGCACTCAGCCGGTCATGCTGGATTTCTATGCCGACTGGTGCGTGTCGTGCCGCGAAATGGAGCGGTTCACGTTTACCGACCCGGGCGTGGCACAGCGCATGTCGGGCATGTTGCTGGTGCAGGCCGACGTGACGGCGAACAACGCTGATGACCGAGCCCTGCTCAAGCGCTTCCGGCTGTTCGGCCCGCCGGGCATCATGTTCTTCGAACCGGGCGGCAAGGAATTGCCGGACGCGCGCGTCGTCGGTTTCCAGGACGCCAAGCGCTTCACAGCATCGTTGGACAAGGTGCTGGTGCGCTGA
- the rpsM gene encoding 30S ribosomal protein S13, translated as MARIAGINIPPQQHAEIGLTAIFGIGRTRARKICEAANVPFDKKVKDLNDAELERVREHVGLFTVEGDLRREVQLSIKRLIDLGTYRGMRHKRGLPVRGQRTRTNARTRKGPRRAAASLKK; from the coding sequence ACAGCACGCCGAGATCGGACTGACCGCCATTTTTGGCATTGGTCGTACGCGCGCTCGCAAAATCTGCGAAGCGGCAAACGTACCCTTTGACAAAAAGGTCAAGGATCTGAACGACGCTGAATTGGAACGCGTCCGCGAACATGTTGGTTTGTTCACGGTTGAAGGCGACCTGCGTCGTGAAGTACAGCTCTCGATCAAGCGTTTGATCGACCTGGGAACCTACCGCGGTATGCGTCACAAGCGCGGTTTGCCCGTGCGCGGCCAGCGCACTCGCACCAACGCCCGGACCCGTAAGGGCCCGCGTCGTGCTGCTGCGTCCCTGAAGAAATAA
- the rpsK gene encoding 30S ribosomal protein S11, with translation MAKASTSGASRVRKKVKKNVSDGIAHVHASFNNTIITITDRQGNALSWATSGGAGFKGSRKSTPFAAQVAAETAGRVALEYGIKTLEVRIKGPGPGRESSVRALNALGIKISSIADITPVPHNGCRPPKRRRI, from the coding sequence ATGGCGAAAGCTTCCACCAGCGGCGCTTCGCGCGTGCGCAAAAAGGTTAAGAAGAACGTCTCGGACGGCATCGCGCACGTTCACGCTTCGTTCAACAACACCATCATCACCATCACCGACCGTCAGGGCAACGCTTTGTCGTGGGCCACTTCGGGTGGTGCTGGTTTCAAGGGTTCGCGTAAGTCGACCCCGTTTGCCGCGCAAGTCGCCGCTGAAACGGCTGGCCGCGTCGCGCTGGAATACGGCATCAAGACGCTGGAAGTGCGCATCAAGGGCCCCGGTCCTGGCCGCGAATCGTCTGTCCGCGCTCTGAACGCGCTGGGCATCAAGATTTCGTCCATCGCCGACATCACGCCCGTTCCGCACAACGGCTGCCGTCCGCCGAAGCGTCGTCGTATCTAA
- a CDS encoding DNA-directed RNA polymerase subunit alpha, translated as MSTQGFLKPRSIEVEPVGTHHAKIVMEPFERGYGHTLGNALRRILLSSMTGYAPTEVQMTGVVHEYSTIPGVREDVVDILLNLKGVVFKLHNRDEVTLVLRKTGAGTVLASDIELPHDVEIINPGHAICNLTDAGKLEMQIKVEKGRGYVPGNVRALSEDRTHTIGRIVLDASFSPVRRVSYAVESARVEQRTDLDKLVLDIETNGVISPEEAVRQSARILMDQISVFAALEGAGDSYEAPVRGTPQIDPVLLRPVDDLELTVRSANCLKAENIYYIGDLIQRTENELLKTPNLGRKSLNEIKEVLAARGLTLGMKLENWPPLGLERP; from the coding sequence ATGTCCACTCAAGGTTTTCTGAAGCCGCGCTCCATTGAAGTCGAACCGGTCGGCACGCACCATGCCAAGATCGTGATGGAGCCGTTCGAGCGTGGCTACGGTCATACTCTGGGCAACGCCCTGCGCCGCATCCTGCTGTCTTCGATGACCGGCTACGCGCCGACCGAAGTGCAAATGACGGGCGTGGTGCACGAATATTCGACCATCCCGGGCGTTCGCGAAGATGTCGTCGACATCCTGCTGAACCTGAAGGGCGTGGTTTTCAAGCTGCACAATCGCGACGAAGTGACCCTGGTTCTGCGCAAGACTGGCGCGGGCACGGTGCTGGCCAGCGACATCGAACTGCCGCACGACGTCGAGATCATCAACCCCGGCCATGCCATCTGCAACCTGACGGACGCAGGCAAGCTGGAAATGCAGATCAAGGTTGAGAAGGGCCGTGGCTACGTGCCGGGCAACGTGCGCGCGCTGTCGGAAGACCGCACCCACACCATCGGTCGCATCGTTCTGGACGCTTCGTTCAGCCCGGTTCGCCGCGTCAGCTACGCGGTGGAAAGCGCCCGTGTGGAACAGCGCACCGACCTGGACAAGCTGGTTCTGGACATCGAAACCAACGGCGTTATCTCGCCCGAGGAAGCGGTGCGCCAGTCGGCCCGCATCCTGATGGACCAGATCTCGGTCTTCGCCGCGCTGGAAGGTGCTGGCGATTCGTACGAAGCGCCGGTCCGTGGCACGCCGCAGATCGACCCGGTCCTGCTGCGTCCGGTCGACGACCTGGAACTGACCGTGCGTTCGGCCAACTGCCTGAAGGCCGAAAACATCTACTACATCGGCGACCTGATCCAGCGTACCGAAAACGAGCTGCTCAAGACCCCGAACCTGGGTCGCAAGTCGCTCAACGAAATCAAGGAAGTTCTGGCTGCACGTGGCTTGACCTTGGGCATGAAGCTCGAGAACTGGCCGCCCCTGGGCCTGGAGCGTCCCTAA
- a CDS encoding DMT family transporter → MFVMATWGLNIVSIKYLTQHMDIQALAAVRIVIAFITVTLIIKARRGRVPKLGRVELGWVALAGFLVVYAHQVALVSGLRFSSAANGTLIMATSPLLSALLAALFYREKLTTVRICGALLGLLGVGMVVAGSGAQFGLTGWGDAVVFVAVLVFVCGGLVIQRMSRTMDPLGMLWYMYLAGGLMLVAHALVTPSSYQTDTWQMTWWPWLVLLFSAVIASGVSNIIWNAGIARLGISRAALFVNWLPIFGLLFASLFLDEQVTLIHVLGLACVLGGTWLGLRRTTPAPGRKAV, encoded by the coding sequence ATGTTCGTCATGGCCACATGGGGCCTGAACATCGTCTCCATCAAGTACCTCACGCAACACATGGACATCCAGGCGCTGGCCGCCGTGCGGATCGTCATTGCGTTCATCACCGTCACCCTGATCATCAAGGCCCGTCGAGGCCGCGTGCCCAAACTGGGCCGCGTGGAGCTGGGCTGGGTGGCGCTGGCGGGCTTCCTGGTGGTGTACGCGCACCAGGTGGCGCTGGTGTCCGGGCTGCGGTTTTCATCGGCGGCCAACGGCACGCTGATCATGGCCACCAGTCCGCTGTTGTCGGCATTGCTGGCCGCGCTGTTCTATCGCGAAAAATTGACCACGGTACGCATCTGCGGGGCCTTGCTGGGCCTGCTGGGCGTGGGCATGGTGGTGGCGGGCAGCGGCGCGCAGTTCGGGCTGACCGGCTGGGGCGATGCGGTCGTTTTCGTGGCGGTGCTGGTGTTCGTGTGTGGCGGGCTGGTGATCCAGCGCATGTCGCGCACGATGGATCCGCTGGGCATGCTTTGGTACATGTACCTGGCCGGCGGGCTGATGCTGGTGGCGCACGCGTTGGTGACGCCGTCTTCCTACCAGACCGATACCTGGCAGATGACGTGGTGGCCGTGGCTGGTGCTGCTGTTTTCAGCGGTGATTGCGTCAGGCGTCAGCAACATCATCTGGAACGCGGGCATCGCGCGGCTGGGCATCAGCCGCGCGGCCTTGTTCGTGAACTGGCTGCCGATATTCGGGCTGCTGTTCGCGTCCCTGTTCCTGGATGAGCAGGTCACCTTGATCCACGTGCTGGGCCTGGCCTGCGTGTTGGGCGGAACGTGGCTGGGGCTGCGCCGGACGACGCCGGCGCCTGGCCGTAAAGCCGTCTAG
- the rplQ gene encoding 50S ribosomal protein L17, with product MRHGNGLRKLNRTSSHRLAMFRNMAVSLITHEAIKTTLPKAKELRRVIEPLITLGKEPTLANKRLAFARLRDRDAVVKLFAEIGPRYAARNGGYTRVLKMGFRQGDNAPMAFMELVDRPEVDEAAEDSAE from the coding sequence ATGCGTCACGGTAATGGCTTGCGTAAGCTCAACCGCACCAGCAGTCACCGTCTTGCCATGTTCCGCAACATGGCCGTTTCGTTGATCACTCACGAAGCTATCAAGACCACGCTGCCGAAGGCGAAAGAATTGCGCCGCGTCATCGAACCCCTGATCACGCTGGGCAAAGAGCCCACGCTGGCGAACAAGCGTCTGGCATTTGCCCGTCTGCGCGATCGCGATGCGGTGGTGAAGCTGTTTGCCGAAATCGGCCCGCGTTACGCGGCCCGTAACGGTGGCTACACCCGCGTGCTGAAGATGGGCTTCCGTCAAGGCGACAACGCTCCCATGGCTTTCATGGAACTGGTTGACCGCCCGGAAGTTGATGAAGCCGCTGAGGACAGCGCCGAATAA
- the cutA gene encoding divalent-cation tolerance protein CutA — MLRDDDVVLVISNAPDLLLAKRIAHVLVEDGLAACVNLGAPGLSIYLWNGVVEGTEEIPIHIKTTYARHQAVVQALAQMHPYDVPEIIVLPVIGGAAPYLDWVREQTAVKQTKRE, encoded by the coding sequence ATGTTGCGCGATGACGACGTCGTGCTGGTCATCAGCAATGCGCCTGATCTCTTGCTGGCCAAGCGCATCGCGCATGTGCTGGTTGAAGACGGATTGGCCGCCTGTGTGAACCTTGGCGCGCCGGGCCTGTCCATCTATCTGTGGAACGGCGTGGTCGAGGGAACGGAAGAAATCCCCATCCACATCAAGACCACCTACGCGCGCCATCAGGCCGTTGTTCAGGCCCTGGCGCAGATGCATCCCTACGATGTGCCCGAAATTATCGTGCTGCCGGTTATCGGCGGCGCCGCACCCTATCTGGATTGGGTTCGCGAGCAGACGGCCGTCAAGCAAACCAAGAGAGAATAA